One window from the genome of Grus americana isolate bGruAme1 chromosome 2, bGruAme1.mat, whole genome shotgun sequence encodes:
- the HYCC1 gene encoding hyccin isoform X5: MLAVDTGVVEEWLSEFKTLPEASISSYATNLKDKSALISSLYKVIQEPQSELLEPVCHQLFEFYRSGEEQLLRFTLQFLPELMWCYLAVSASRDLQSSGCIEALLLGVYNLEIVDKEGHSKVLSFTIPSLSKPSVYHEPSSIGSMALTEGALSQHGLSRVVYSGPHPQREMLTAQNRFEVLTFLLLCYNAALSYMPAVSLQSLCQICSRICVCGYPRQQVRKYKGVNSRIPVSSEFMVQMLTGIYYAFYNGEWDLARKAMDDILYRAQLELYPEPLLVANAIKASLPQGAMKSSKEGTRCIQVEITPTSSRISRNAVTSMSIRGHRWKRHEQPENGNDATELGNFIIPEISVTSVAGERTGNGEKSRALAENDVQHLQGVQETATDPRTDSKGMPEIRRQKSVRKMMEDGINSSGRVQF; encoded by the exons ATGTTAGCTGTGGATACTGGGGTTGTGGAGGAGTGGTTATCAGAGTTCAAG acacTGCCAGAAGCATCCATATCCAGCTATGCTACAAACTTGAAAGACAAGAGTGCTTTGATTTCATCTCTTTACAAAGTAATTCAGGAGCCACAGAGTGAA CTTCTGGAGCCAGTTTGCCATCAGCTCTTTGAGTTCTATCGCAGTGGTGAGGAACAATTGCTACGATTTACGCTGCAGTTTCTACCGGAATTGATGTGGTGCTATCTTGCTGTCTCAGCCAGCAGAGATTTGCAGAGCAGTGGGTGCATAGAGGCTCTTCTCCTAGGAGTTTATAACTTG GAGATAGTTGACAAAGAGGGACATAGCAAAGTGCTGAGTTTCACAATTCCATCTTTGTCCAAACCTTCAGTCTATCATGAA CCTTCCAGCATTGGCTCCATGGCCCTCACTGAAGGAGCTTTATCGCAGCATGGTTTGTCCCGGGTTGTATACAGTGGACCTCATCCTCAGAGGGAGATGTTAACAGCACAGAACAG GTTTGAAGTGCTgactttccttctgctctgttACAATGCTGCCTTGAGCTACATGCCTGCAGTTTCTCTTCAGTCATTGTGTCAAATTTGTTCAAG AATTTGTGTCTGTGGATATCCTCGCCAACAAGTGAGAAAGTACAAGGGAGTCAACAGTAGGATTCCAGTCTCATCTGAATTCATGGTGCAAATGCTAACAGGGATTTATTATGCCTT TTATAATGGAGAATGGGATCTGGCTCGTAAAGCTATGGATGACATTTTGTATAGAGCACAGCTGGAACTGTATCCAGAACCTCTACTG GTTGCTAATGCAATAAAAGCTTCACTGCCTCAGGGTGCCATGAAATCTAGTAAAGAAGGTACAAGATGCATTCAGGTTGAAATTACACCTACTTCATCCAGAATATCAAGAAATGCTGTGACTAGCATGTCAATTCGAGGGCATAGATGGAAAAGGCATG AACAACCAGAGAATGGTAATGATGCTACTGAATTGGGCAACTTTATCATACCTGAGATTAGTGTCACAAGTGTGGCTGGAGAGAGGACCGGGAATGGGGAAAAGAGCAGAGCACTAGCAGAGAATGATGTTCAGCATTTGCAGGGAGTACAGGAAACAGCTACAGATCCTAGAACTGACAGCAAAGGCATGCCAGAAATCAGGAGGCaaaaatctgtaagaaaaatgaTGGAGGATGGAATAAACTCATCTGGCAGAGTGCAGTTTTAG
- the HYCC1 gene encoding hyccin isoform X4 → MLAVDTGVVEEWLSEFKTLPEASISSYATNLKDKSALISSLYKVIQEPQSELLEPVCHQLFEFYRSGEEQLLRFTLQFLPELMWCYLAVSASRDLQSSGCIEALLLGVYNLPSSIGSMALTEGALSQHGLSRVVYSGPHPQREMLTAQNRFEVLTFLLLCYNAALSYMPAVSLQSLCQICSRICVCGYPRQQVRKYKGVNSRIPVSSEFMVQMLTGIYYAFYNGEWDLARKAMDDILYRAQLELYPEPLLVANAIKASLPQGAMKSSKEGTRCIQVEITPTSSRISRNAVTSMSIRGHRWKRHGNTDVAIQEELIEVSETDEGFYSRATSSTSQSALSNSSSTSSKNLLGKSQRRSGGSKAGGKEKEGETCREHLSRKQTQRAMSENLELVSLKRLTLTTSQSLPKPGSHSLARTTTTVFSKSFEQVSGVTVPNNRGGVSGTEANRFSACSLQEEKLIYGTERMDLPILSKQPNQQRPPSISITLSTD, encoded by the exons ATGTTAGCTGTGGATACTGGGGTTGTGGAGGAGTGGTTATCAGAGTTCAAG acacTGCCAGAAGCATCCATATCCAGCTATGCTACAAACTTGAAAGACAAGAGTGCTTTGATTTCATCTCTTTACAAAGTAATTCAGGAGCCACAGAGTGAA CTTCTGGAGCCAGTTTGCCATCAGCTCTTTGAGTTCTATCGCAGTGGTGAGGAACAATTGCTACGATTTACGCTGCAGTTTCTACCGGAATTGATGTGGTGCTATCTTGCTGTCTCAGCCAGCAGAGATTTGCAGAGCAGTGGGTGCATAGAGGCTCTTCTCCTAGGAGTTTATAACTTG CCTTCCAGCATTGGCTCCATGGCCCTCACTGAAGGAGCTTTATCGCAGCATGGTTTGTCCCGGGTTGTATACAGTGGACCTCATCCTCAGAGGGAGATGTTAACAGCACAGAACAG GTTTGAAGTGCTgactttccttctgctctgttACAATGCTGCCTTGAGCTACATGCCTGCAGTTTCTCTTCAGTCATTGTGTCAAATTTGTTCAAG AATTTGTGTCTGTGGATATCCTCGCCAACAAGTGAGAAAGTACAAGGGAGTCAACAGTAGGATTCCAGTCTCATCTGAATTCATGGTGCAAATGCTAACAGGGATTTATTATGCCTT TTATAATGGAGAATGGGATCTGGCTCGTAAAGCTATGGATGACATTTTGTATAGAGCACAGCTGGAACTGTATCCAGAACCTCTACTG GTTGCTAATGCAATAAAAGCTTCACTGCCTCAGGGTGCCATGAAATCTAGTAAAGAAGGTACAAGATGCATTCAGGTTGAAATTACACCTACTTCATCCAGAATATCAAGAAATGCTGTGACTAGCATGTCAATTCGAGGGCATAGATGGAAAAGGCATG GTAATACTGATGTAGCCATTCAAGAAGAACTGATAGAAGTATCTGAAACTGATGAAGGGTTTTACTCTAGGGCTACTTCTAGTACAAGTCAGTCTGCCCTatctaacagcagcagcacgaGCAGTAAGAACCTTTTAGGGAAGAGTCAACGAAGGTCTGGAGGAAgcaaagctggaggaaaagaaaaagaaggagaaacCTGCAGAGAACACTTGTCACGAAAACAGACTCAGAGAGCCATGAGTGAGAATCTAGAGCTTGTCTCTCTGAAGAGACTGACACTGACAACTAGCCAGTCCCTGCCTAAGCCTGGCAGCCATAGTCTGGCCAGAACGACCACTACCGTGTTTAGTAAATCCTTTGAACAGGTCAGTGGTGTCACAGTTCCAAATAACCGTGGTGGGGTATCTGGTACAGAGGCGAACAGGTTTTCGGCTTGCAGTCTTCAGGAGGAAAAATTGATATATGGAACAGAAAGAATGGATCTTCCCATTTTAAGCAAACAACCTAATCAGCAGCGACCTCCTAGTATTAGCATAACTTTGTCAACAGATTGA
- the HYCC1 gene encoding hyccin isoform X1, translated as MLAVDTGVVEEWLSEFKTLPEASISSYATNLKDKSALISSLYKVIQEPQSELLEPVCHQLFEFYRSGEEQLLRFTLQFLPELMWCYLAVSASRDLQSSGCIEALLLGVYNLEIVDKEGHSKVLSFTIPSLSKPSVYHEPSSIGSMALTEGALSQHGLSRVVYSGPHPQREMLTAQNRFEVLTFLLLCYNAALSYMPAVSLQSLCQICSRICVCGYPRQQVRKYKGVNSRIPVSSEFMVQMLTGIYYAFYNGEWDLARKAMDDILYRAQLELYPEPLLVANAIKASLPQGAMKSSKEGTRCIQVEITPTSSRISRNAVTSMSIRGHRWKRHEQPENGNTDVAIQEELIEVSETDEGFYSRATSSTSQSALSNSSSTSSKNLLGKSQRRSGGSKAGGKEKEGETCREHLSRKQTQRAMSENLELVSLKRLTLTTSQSLPKPGSHSLARTTTTVFSKSFEQVSGVTVPNNRGGVSGTEANRFSACSLQEEKLIYGTERMDLPILSKQPNQQRPPSISITLSTD; from the exons ATGTTAGCTGTGGATACTGGGGTTGTGGAGGAGTGGTTATCAGAGTTCAAG acacTGCCAGAAGCATCCATATCCAGCTATGCTACAAACTTGAAAGACAAGAGTGCTTTGATTTCATCTCTTTACAAAGTAATTCAGGAGCCACAGAGTGAA CTTCTGGAGCCAGTTTGCCATCAGCTCTTTGAGTTCTATCGCAGTGGTGAGGAACAATTGCTACGATTTACGCTGCAGTTTCTACCGGAATTGATGTGGTGCTATCTTGCTGTCTCAGCCAGCAGAGATTTGCAGAGCAGTGGGTGCATAGAGGCTCTTCTCCTAGGAGTTTATAACTTG GAGATAGTTGACAAAGAGGGACATAGCAAAGTGCTGAGTTTCACAATTCCATCTTTGTCCAAACCTTCAGTCTATCATGAA CCTTCCAGCATTGGCTCCATGGCCCTCACTGAAGGAGCTTTATCGCAGCATGGTTTGTCCCGGGTTGTATACAGTGGACCTCATCCTCAGAGGGAGATGTTAACAGCACAGAACAG GTTTGAAGTGCTgactttccttctgctctgttACAATGCTGCCTTGAGCTACATGCCTGCAGTTTCTCTTCAGTCATTGTGTCAAATTTGTTCAAG AATTTGTGTCTGTGGATATCCTCGCCAACAAGTGAGAAAGTACAAGGGAGTCAACAGTAGGATTCCAGTCTCATCTGAATTCATGGTGCAAATGCTAACAGGGATTTATTATGCCTT TTATAATGGAGAATGGGATCTGGCTCGTAAAGCTATGGATGACATTTTGTATAGAGCACAGCTGGAACTGTATCCAGAACCTCTACTG GTTGCTAATGCAATAAAAGCTTCACTGCCTCAGGGTGCCATGAAATCTAGTAAAGAAGGTACAAGATGCATTCAGGTTGAAATTACACCTACTTCATCCAGAATATCAAGAAATGCTGTGACTAGCATGTCAATTCGAGGGCATAGATGGAAAAGGCATG AACAACCAGAGAATG GTAATACTGATGTAGCCATTCAAGAAGAACTGATAGAAGTATCTGAAACTGATGAAGGGTTTTACTCTAGGGCTACTTCTAGTACAAGTCAGTCTGCCCTatctaacagcagcagcacgaGCAGTAAGAACCTTTTAGGGAAGAGTCAACGAAGGTCTGGAGGAAgcaaagctggaggaaaagaaaaagaaggagaaacCTGCAGAGAACACTTGTCACGAAAACAGACTCAGAGAGCCATGAGTGAGAATCTAGAGCTTGTCTCTCTGAAGAGACTGACACTGACAACTAGCCAGTCCCTGCCTAAGCCTGGCAGCCATAGTCTGGCCAGAACGACCACTACCGTGTTTAGTAAATCCTTTGAACAGGTCAGTGGTGTCACAGTTCCAAATAACCGTGGTGGGGTATCTGGTACAGAGGCGAACAGGTTTTCGGCTTGCAGTCTTCAGGAGGAAAAATTGATATATGGAACAGAAAGAATGGATCTTCCCATTTTAAGCAAACAACCTAATCAGCAGCGACCTCCTAGTATTAGCATAACTTTGTCAACAGATTGA
- the HYCC1 gene encoding hyccin isoform X3 has translation MLAVDTGVVEEWLSEFKTLPEASISSYATNLKDKSALISSLYKVIQEPQSELLEPVCHQLFEFYRSGEEQLLRFTLQFLPELMWCYLAVSASRDLQSSGCIEALLLGVYNLPSSIGSMALTEGALSQHGLSRVVYSGPHPQREMLTAQNRFEVLTFLLLCYNAALSYMPAVSLQSLCQICSRICVCGYPRQQVRKYKGVNSRIPVSSEFMVQMLTGIYYAFYNGEWDLARKAMDDILYRAQLELYPEPLLVANAIKASLPQGAMKSSKEGTRCIQVEITPTSSRISRNAVTSMSIRGHRWKRHEQPENGNTDVAIQEELIEVSETDEGFYSRATSSTSQSALSNSSSTSSKNLLGKSQRRSGGSKAGGKEKEGETCREHLSRKQTQRAMSENLELVSLKRLTLTTSQSLPKPGSHSLARTTTTVFSKSFEQVSGVTVPNNRGGVSGTEANRFSACSLQEEKLIYGTERMDLPILSKQPNQQRPPSISITLSTD, from the exons ATGTTAGCTGTGGATACTGGGGTTGTGGAGGAGTGGTTATCAGAGTTCAAG acacTGCCAGAAGCATCCATATCCAGCTATGCTACAAACTTGAAAGACAAGAGTGCTTTGATTTCATCTCTTTACAAAGTAATTCAGGAGCCACAGAGTGAA CTTCTGGAGCCAGTTTGCCATCAGCTCTTTGAGTTCTATCGCAGTGGTGAGGAACAATTGCTACGATTTACGCTGCAGTTTCTACCGGAATTGATGTGGTGCTATCTTGCTGTCTCAGCCAGCAGAGATTTGCAGAGCAGTGGGTGCATAGAGGCTCTTCTCCTAGGAGTTTATAACTTG CCTTCCAGCATTGGCTCCATGGCCCTCACTGAAGGAGCTTTATCGCAGCATGGTTTGTCCCGGGTTGTATACAGTGGACCTCATCCTCAGAGGGAGATGTTAACAGCACAGAACAG GTTTGAAGTGCTgactttccttctgctctgttACAATGCTGCCTTGAGCTACATGCCTGCAGTTTCTCTTCAGTCATTGTGTCAAATTTGTTCAAG AATTTGTGTCTGTGGATATCCTCGCCAACAAGTGAGAAAGTACAAGGGAGTCAACAGTAGGATTCCAGTCTCATCTGAATTCATGGTGCAAATGCTAACAGGGATTTATTATGCCTT TTATAATGGAGAATGGGATCTGGCTCGTAAAGCTATGGATGACATTTTGTATAGAGCACAGCTGGAACTGTATCCAGAACCTCTACTG GTTGCTAATGCAATAAAAGCTTCACTGCCTCAGGGTGCCATGAAATCTAGTAAAGAAGGTACAAGATGCATTCAGGTTGAAATTACACCTACTTCATCCAGAATATCAAGAAATGCTGTGACTAGCATGTCAATTCGAGGGCATAGATGGAAAAGGCATG AACAACCAGAGAATG GTAATACTGATGTAGCCATTCAAGAAGAACTGATAGAAGTATCTGAAACTGATGAAGGGTTTTACTCTAGGGCTACTTCTAGTACAAGTCAGTCTGCCCTatctaacagcagcagcacgaGCAGTAAGAACCTTTTAGGGAAGAGTCAACGAAGGTCTGGAGGAAgcaaagctggaggaaaagaaaaagaaggagaaacCTGCAGAGAACACTTGTCACGAAAACAGACTCAGAGAGCCATGAGTGAGAATCTAGAGCTTGTCTCTCTGAAGAGACTGACACTGACAACTAGCCAGTCCCTGCCTAAGCCTGGCAGCCATAGTCTGGCCAGAACGACCACTACCGTGTTTAGTAAATCCTTTGAACAGGTCAGTGGTGTCACAGTTCCAAATAACCGTGGTGGGGTATCTGGTACAGAGGCGAACAGGTTTTCGGCTTGCAGTCTTCAGGAGGAAAAATTGATATATGGAACAGAAAGAATGGATCTTCCCATTTTAAGCAAACAACCTAATCAGCAGCGACCTCCTAGTATTAGCATAACTTTGTCAACAGATTGA
- the HYCC1 gene encoding hyccin isoform X2 — MLAVDTGVVEEWLSEFKTLPEASISSYATNLKDKSALISSLYKVIQEPQSELLEPVCHQLFEFYRSGEEQLLRFTLQFLPELMWCYLAVSASRDLQSSGCIEALLLGVYNLEIVDKEGHSKVLSFTIPSLSKPSVYHEPSSIGSMALTEGALSQHGLSRVVYSGPHPQREMLTAQNRFEVLTFLLLCYNAALSYMPAVSLQSLCQICSRICVCGYPRQQVRKYKGVNSRIPVSSEFMVQMLTGIYYAFYNGEWDLARKAMDDILYRAQLELYPEPLLVANAIKASLPQGAMKSSKEGTRCIQVEITPTSSRISRNAVTSMSIRGHRWKRHGNTDVAIQEELIEVSETDEGFYSRATSSTSQSALSNSSSTSSKNLLGKSQRRSGGSKAGGKEKEGETCREHLSRKQTQRAMSENLELVSLKRLTLTTSQSLPKPGSHSLARTTTTVFSKSFEQVSGVTVPNNRGGVSGTEANRFSACSLQEEKLIYGTERMDLPILSKQPNQQRPPSISITLSTD, encoded by the exons ATGTTAGCTGTGGATACTGGGGTTGTGGAGGAGTGGTTATCAGAGTTCAAG acacTGCCAGAAGCATCCATATCCAGCTATGCTACAAACTTGAAAGACAAGAGTGCTTTGATTTCATCTCTTTACAAAGTAATTCAGGAGCCACAGAGTGAA CTTCTGGAGCCAGTTTGCCATCAGCTCTTTGAGTTCTATCGCAGTGGTGAGGAACAATTGCTACGATTTACGCTGCAGTTTCTACCGGAATTGATGTGGTGCTATCTTGCTGTCTCAGCCAGCAGAGATTTGCAGAGCAGTGGGTGCATAGAGGCTCTTCTCCTAGGAGTTTATAACTTG GAGATAGTTGACAAAGAGGGACATAGCAAAGTGCTGAGTTTCACAATTCCATCTTTGTCCAAACCTTCAGTCTATCATGAA CCTTCCAGCATTGGCTCCATGGCCCTCACTGAAGGAGCTTTATCGCAGCATGGTTTGTCCCGGGTTGTATACAGTGGACCTCATCCTCAGAGGGAGATGTTAACAGCACAGAACAG GTTTGAAGTGCTgactttccttctgctctgttACAATGCTGCCTTGAGCTACATGCCTGCAGTTTCTCTTCAGTCATTGTGTCAAATTTGTTCAAG AATTTGTGTCTGTGGATATCCTCGCCAACAAGTGAGAAAGTACAAGGGAGTCAACAGTAGGATTCCAGTCTCATCTGAATTCATGGTGCAAATGCTAACAGGGATTTATTATGCCTT TTATAATGGAGAATGGGATCTGGCTCGTAAAGCTATGGATGACATTTTGTATAGAGCACAGCTGGAACTGTATCCAGAACCTCTACTG GTTGCTAATGCAATAAAAGCTTCACTGCCTCAGGGTGCCATGAAATCTAGTAAAGAAGGTACAAGATGCATTCAGGTTGAAATTACACCTACTTCATCCAGAATATCAAGAAATGCTGTGACTAGCATGTCAATTCGAGGGCATAGATGGAAAAGGCATG GTAATACTGATGTAGCCATTCAAGAAGAACTGATAGAAGTATCTGAAACTGATGAAGGGTTTTACTCTAGGGCTACTTCTAGTACAAGTCAGTCTGCCCTatctaacagcagcagcacgaGCAGTAAGAACCTTTTAGGGAAGAGTCAACGAAGGTCTGGAGGAAgcaaagctggaggaaaagaaaaagaaggagaaacCTGCAGAGAACACTTGTCACGAAAACAGACTCAGAGAGCCATGAGTGAGAATCTAGAGCTTGTCTCTCTGAAGAGACTGACACTGACAACTAGCCAGTCCCTGCCTAAGCCTGGCAGCCATAGTCTGGCCAGAACGACCACTACCGTGTTTAGTAAATCCTTTGAACAGGTCAGTGGTGTCACAGTTCCAAATAACCGTGGTGGGGTATCTGGTACAGAGGCGAACAGGTTTTCGGCTTGCAGTCTTCAGGAGGAAAAATTGATATATGGAACAGAAAGAATGGATCTTCCCATTTTAAGCAAACAACCTAATCAGCAGCGACCTCCTAGTATTAGCATAACTTTGTCAACAGATTGA
- the HYCC1 gene encoding hyccin isoform X6 — translation MLAVDTGVVEEWLSEFKTLPEASISSYATNLKDKSALISSLYKVIQEPQSELLEPVCHQLFEFYRSGEEQLLRFTLQFLPELMWCYLAVSASRDLQSSGCIEALLLGVYNLEIVDKEGHSKVLSFTIPSLSKPSVYHEPSSIGSMALTEGALSQHGLSRVVYSGPHPQREMLTAQNRFEVLTFLLLCYNAALSYMPAVSLQSLCQICSRICVCGYPRQQVRKYKGVNSRIPVSSEFMVQMLTGIYYAFYNGEWDLARKAMDDILYRAQLELYPEPLLVANAIKASLPQGAMKSSKEGTRCIQVEITPTSSRISRNAVTSMSIRGHRWKRHEQPENGNDATELGNFIIPEISVTSVAGERTGNGEKSRALAENDVQHLQGVQETATDPRTDSKGMPEIRRQKSVILM, via the exons ATGTTAGCTGTGGATACTGGGGTTGTGGAGGAGTGGTTATCAGAGTTCAAG acacTGCCAGAAGCATCCATATCCAGCTATGCTACAAACTTGAAAGACAAGAGTGCTTTGATTTCATCTCTTTACAAAGTAATTCAGGAGCCACAGAGTGAA CTTCTGGAGCCAGTTTGCCATCAGCTCTTTGAGTTCTATCGCAGTGGTGAGGAACAATTGCTACGATTTACGCTGCAGTTTCTACCGGAATTGATGTGGTGCTATCTTGCTGTCTCAGCCAGCAGAGATTTGCAGAGCAGTGGGTGCATAGAGGCTCTTCTCCTAGGAGTTTATAACTTG GAGATAGTTGACAAAGAGGGACATAGCAAAGTGCTGAGTTTCACAATTCCATCTTTGTCCAAACCTTCAGTCTATCATGAA CCTTCCAGCATTGGCTCCATGGCCCTCACTGAAGGAGCTTTATCGCAGCATGGTTTGTCCCGGGTTGTATACAGTGGACCTCATCCTCAGAGGGAGATGTTAACAGCACAGAACAG GTTTGAAGTGCTgactttccttctgctctgttACAATGCTGCCTTGAGCTACATGCCTGCAGTTTCTCTTCAGTCATTGTGTCAAATTTGTTCAAG AATTTGTGTCTGTGGATATCCTCGCCAACAAGTGAGAAAGTACAAGGGAGTCAACAGTAGGATTCCAGTCTCATCTGAATTCATGGTGCAAATGCTAACAGGGATTTATTATGCCTT TTATAATGGAGAATGGGATCTGGCTCGTAAAGCTATGGATGACATTTTGTATAGAGCACAGCTGGAACTGTATCCAGAACCTCTACTG GTTGCTAATGCAATAAAAGCTTCACTGCCTCAGGGTGCCATGAAATCTAGTAAAGAAGGTACAAGATGCATTCAGGTTGAAATTACACCTACTTCATCCAGAATATCAAGAAATGCTGTGACTAGCATGTCAATTCGAGGGCATAGATGGAAAAGGCATG AACAACCAGAGAATGGTAATGATGCTACTGAATTGGGCAACTTTATCATACCTGAGATTAGTGTCACAAGTGTGGCTGGAGAGAGGACCGGGAATGGGGAAAAGAGCAGAGCACTAGCAGAGAATGATGTTCAGCATTTGCAGGGAGTACAGGAAACAGCTACAGATCCTAGAACTGACAGCAAAGGCATGCCAGAAATCAGGAGGCaaaaatct GTAATACTGATGTAG